The proteins below are encoded in one region of Pseudochaenichthys georgianus unplaced genomic scaffold, fPseGeo1.2 scaffold_542_arrow_ctg1, whole genome shotgun sequence:
- the LOC117443123 gene encoding N-lysine methyltransferase KMT5A-A-like, which produces MGRHATQPTEEAVRRSLTKERWVSNTPSVQDVVRGWVAPLGAPTSSQSLIRSISEQSWRGLAVRDFGGEKGKGVVATCPMDKGDVVCDYHGTLISVAEGHRRDDSIYRFFFKELCIDASSRCDCHPEVETYGRFLNHSRKRPNLKA; this is translated from the exons atgggcaggcaTGCCACACAACCCACCGAGGAGGCGGTGCGACGGTCCCTCACCAAGGAGCGCTGGGTTAGCAACACCCCCTCCGTACAGGATGTTGTGCGTGGATGGGTCGCTCCTCTAGGCGCGCCAACATCCAGTCAGAGCCTTATCCGCTCTATTTCAGAGCAGAGCTGGCGTGGGCTTGCTGTCCGGGACTTTGGGGGGGAGAAGGGCAAAG GTGTAGTCGCCACATGTCCCATGGACAAAGGGGATGTCGTGTGCGATTACCACGGCACCCTTATCTCAGTAGCTGAGGGACATCGAAGGGATGATTCCATCTACCGCTTCTTTTTTAAGGAGTTGTGCATTGACGCCTCCTCCCGTTGTGACTGCCACCCTGAAGTGGAGACATATGGACGCTTCCTGAATCACTCCAGGAAGCGTCCCAACCTAAAGGCTTGA